The sequence TGTAAAAAATCATGAATGCCGCTGACTAACTCACCATAAAAAGCGCCACCATAATTGGTTAAATAAACTCCAATTAAATTAGTTTTTTGTTTTTTTAAAGTCCGTCCAGCCATGTTGGGAATGTAATTTAATTCATTGGCAATTGCTAAAATTCGGTCCCTTGTTTCAGTCTTTACTTTGCTACTACCATTTATTGCGTAAGAAGCTGTAGAAATGGAAACATTGGCTCTTTTAGCAATCTCTCTAATTCCAACCATTTCGTTCTACCTCATTCTTTCTCAAGTATTGTTTCTCTCGCCTAATACTAGCATTTTTTATTTCATTTCTGCAAACATAGATACCATTTTCTTGAGCTGCATTGATTGTAACAAAGCAACACCGCTAAATCCAAATAAAATAACAAAAGGAAACATTTGAGGAAGAAAAATGGGGCCAACTACTAGTAGAAGGAGCATTTCCATAAACATCAAGATCGATTCTGGTAGAAATTGAAAGGTACATAAAACAGATTGTTTTAGGCTCTGCTTCACAGAATCTGTTTGACTTGCAAAAACATACGGATAGATGTTGTATAAACAAAGCCACGCGACAATCACAAAAAGTGGAATACTTAAGAATAAAAAGGAGCGGGCCGTAAAGTAAACGATGCTTGCCACAATACTATTGATTACTAACATGCCAGTACCAATCATTAGACCTTTTTTCCACTGATGTTTAAAGCTAGTCACATACAACTGTACCACCGCTGCTTGCGGATCTTCCAAACTCTTTAAACTTACTTGGTACAGCGCAACAAGCGCCGTACCAATCGTCACAAGCGGAAGACAACTAACTAAAAAGAGTATGTTCAGTAGAAAAAGATTGGCTACTCGATTCAAAGTTGTAAATAAAACGCCATCTATCTTAAAAATACCCATGTTTCTTCCTCTTTTCCTTTATTACTCGTCTTTGCTCAAATCTAAACGTTTTTGATTATCTTTCATCTTATTATTTTGTTCTTTTAAGATTGCAGACCAATCATTACTCTTTCTAAATGATTTGAAATCAGACAAGGTCTTATCAAATTCTTTGTCATTTTTTGCTCTCAGCATACTAATTAAAGAAGTTTGCCAATTTTTTGTGACTGCTTCATAACTTCTTGCTTCTGAAGTACCACTATCTGGTTGAATATTTTCAATGATAAAGTGTGGTTTCAGTTTTCCCTTACCCCAATTTTGCATTTGCGTCACAGCAGTTGTTGGTCTTTCTGCATAAGTATTAACGATGTCATGACTAAAGAAGATAAACTCACCTAAACGGTATTTTTTGCTGTACTCAGTTGGGTTTTCTGATTGTAGTTTGGTGATTTCAGGTAACATGACAATTTTTCCTTTGTCATCATACTTAAAGGTTTTGCCTTCGACACCATAACGAGTTAAGATTTGTCCTTGTTTATCCATTAGATACGTAAATAATTGAATGGCTTTTGCTGGGTCTTTTGCTGTGTTGCTTACATAGTTGATCATCCAACCAGAAAGTCCCGTTTGTTTCAAACCAATTTTGTTGCCTTTGGTACTTTGAGGACCGTCAATTGCTACATACTCAGAGCCTGGATTTGCATTTTTGAAGCTTTGGAATCTAGAAACCGCACCGCTCGTTCCATCATACATCATTGTTGCGTATTTTCCTGATTCTACTTTTTCATCAAAAGTTGGACCATCATCTGCAAAGCTATCATCAGTGATATTCCCATCACGATATACTTTGTTGATAGTGCTAATCCATGTTAGATAATCAGAATCTGTATCACGATCATAGTATTTTCCATCTTTAGTTTCAAGCGGCACTCCTAACCAGTCTTGAAGGGGAGAACCTAGAGAACCTGTTGTCGTCGTTACTGGGTTGAAACCAAACGGTAACAAATTCGGGAACTTTTGTTTGATTAATTTCATTGTTGCTTGGAAATTTTCTGGTGTATCAAATTTAGCATCCGTGCCCAGTGCCGTTAAGACATCTTTACGAATAATAAAGTTTGTGTTAACCGGCATGATGTTATCTTTATAGTCTTGTGTTGTATTTGAAAAATTGGGGTAACCATACGTCTTGCCATCTTTTAATTGGAACCAATTCATCGTTTCTGTATTGGCAACTTTATTAAAATATGGATCATATTTATCCGCTAGTGTAGTCAGTGGTTGCGCCCATTTATTAGCAGTTTTTGCTGCTGAAGAATTGAAATCTGTAAGCGTAACAAGATCTGGCAAATCTCCGCTGGCAAACATGGTGTTTAATTTTGTATCATCTCCGGTAACAATCTTGACATCAATATTTAAATCTTTTTTTATTTGAGCCGTAACTAAGTCTTCACCAAAGTTTAATTTAAGCCAATCTGCATTGACATACCAAGTAAGTTTTGTATTTTTCTTCTTATCTAACTTCCATGCTGGAGTCGTTTTACTTGGTGTGTATCTCCCTTTAATTGAATAAGTTTTTGCTGAACCTGTACTACTGTCGCCACTCTTACTACTTTTCCCACAAGCTCCAAGTGCAAAAAGCGCACCTACTAACGCGAAACCTACCAAAACTTTACCGATTCTCTTCGAACTTTTCATTTTACTTCTCTCCTTTTCTATTCTTTTACTGCCCCAACCATCATGCCACCAATGAAGTATCGTTGAAGCAAGGGATAAATAATCAAAATGGGAACGGTTGTGATAATAATCGTCGCAAGCTGCACCCCTTTACTACTACTTTGAACGACCGAGTTTGCAAGAGCTGCATTATCAAAGCCTTTTGTTTGTGACTGTACAATGATTTCATAGATTTTCATTTGCAATGGATACAAATTTTGATCTGTAATAAACATTTTTGCCGTCATAAAATCATTCCACTGTGCCACACCATTAAACAATGTAATCGTTGCTAAAGCTGGTTTGGACAACGGTAAAAAGATTTTCGTGAAAATCGTCCAATCTCCTGCGCCATCAATTTTTGCAGATTCTTCTAATGAGGCTGGCACATCTCTAAAGAAATTCATCAAAATGATGACATCGTAGTAACTAAGCATACCTGGGATGATATATACCCAAAAACTATCTAGTAGCCCAAGTGAGCGAATTAATAAGTAGTAAGGAATCATCCCACCACCAAAGTAAAGGGTAATTACTCCAAATGTGGTATAAAAGCCTCGTCCTACTAATTTTCTTTTACTCAAGCCATAAGCAACCATGGCACAAAAGAATACGTGTGTCAGTGCCCCTAAAACTGTTTTGGCAACCGAAATACCAAATGCCCGCCAGATGCTTGAGTCTGCAAAAACTTTTTGATAATTTTGTAAAGTAAACTCTTTAGGCCAAAGTGTTGAACTGCCACTTGCCAGTGCGGTACTTGAGCTAAACGATGACACTACGACGTTCCAGATAGGGACTACGATAATCAGCGTAAATGCTAGGAGCACCACAATGTTGAGGATGTTAAAGGTTTTGTTTTCTTTAACTGTTTTCCCAGTTTTTTTCTTCATGTTTTCCCCTTCTTTC is a genomic window of Vagococcus entomophilus containing:
- a CDS encoding DUF624 domain-containing protein, with the protein product MGIFKIDGVLFTTLNRVANLFLLNILFLVSCLPLVTIGTALVALYQVSLKSLEDPQAAVVQLYVTSFKHQWKKGLMIGTGMLVINSIVASIVYFTARSFLFLSIPLFVIVAWLCLYNIYPYVFASQTDSVKQSLKQSVLCTFQFLPESILMFMEMLLLLVVGPIFLPQMFPFVILFGFSGVALLQSMQLKKMVSMFAEMK
- a CDS encoding sugar ABC transporter substrate-binding protein, which produces MGKVLVGFALVGALFALGACGKSSKSGDSSTGSAKTYSIKGRYTPSKTTPAWKLDKKKNTKLTWYVNADWLKLNFGEDLVTAQIKKDLNIDVKIVTGDDTKLNTMFASGDLPDLVTLTDFNSSAAKTANKWAQPLTTLADKYDPYFNKVANTETMNWFQLKDGKTYGYPNFSNTTQDYKDNIMPVNTNFIIRKDVLTALGTDAKFDTPENFQATMKLIKQKFPNLLPFGFNPVTTTTGSLGSPLQDWLGVPLETKDGKYYDRDTDSDYLTWISTINKVYRDGNITDDSFADDGPTFDEKVESGKYATMMYDGTSGAVSRFQSFKNANPGSEYVAIDGPQSTKGNKIGLKQTGLSGWMINYVSNTAKDPAKAIQLFTYLMDKQGQILTRYGVEGKTFKYDDKGKIVMLPEITKLQSENPTEYSKKYRLGEFIFFSHDIVNTYAERPTTAVTQMQNWGKGKLKPHFIIENIQPDSGTSEARSYEAVTKNWQTSLISMLRAKNDKEFDKTLSDFKSFRKSNDWSAILKEQNNKMKDNQKRLDLSKDE
- a CDS encoding carbohydrate ABC transporter permease — protein: MKKKTGKTVKENKTFNILNIVVLLAFTLIIVVPIWNVVVSSFSSSTALASGSSTLWPKEFTLQNYQKVFADSSIWRAFGISVAKTVLGALTHVFFCAMVAYGLSKRKLVGRGFYTTFGVITLYFGGGMIPYYLLIRSLGLLDSFWVYIIPGMLSYYDVIILMNFFRDVPASLEESAKIDGAGDWTIFTKIFLPLSKPALATITLFNGVAQWNDFMTAKMFITDQNLYPLQMKIYEIIVQSQTKGFDNAALANSVVQSSSKGVQLATIIITTVPILIIYPLLQRYFIGGMMVGAVKE